One Vicia villosa cultivar HV-30 ecotype Madison, WI unplaced genomic scaffold, Vvil1.0 ctg.003195F_1_1, whole genome shotgun sequence genomic region harbors:
- the LOC131640561 gene encoding uncharacterized protein LOC131640561 — MMNFFQIKSDDDAFDFSAYSTATQTDGDMYVEHIVSGLELSGRTPRCVNDFVGLDATDEDAVERLNNSEDERTTTIADGFEEIDVTIPIREGPEIAGLLPYPSKRKLEDEDYVSEELDSSDPDKYEDEKGPKFEKFRKEQFNKNSKFKWGMQFNSLDDFREAIREWIVLNGREITFVKNEGYRVRVECKAKCGYSMLCSRVDQKETFAIKTINDTHTYARVLENRSTNSRLVAKYVVKKMQTTDTVRISDIIQDMRQNYSAGIIVVWAWKSKFIANNIIEGDADNQYAILWRYASELQRVNGGNTVKINVDRPIPTIQPRFGSFYLCFDGCKKGFINGCRLFVGVDGCHLKTKYGGQLLIDVGRDPIDQYFPSAFGVVETETKESWRWFLQLLMKYVGLDKRFVFISNQQKGLVAVFEDMFERIEHKLCLRHLYANFKKKFGGGALIRDIMIGVAKSTYQQGWLQKMNELKGVDPKAWAWLLAVPPKCWCKHAFSFYPKYDVLMNNIAESFNATILVARDKPILTMYEWIRKYLMNRRSSSALKLEKWPHKVMPIPRKRLDTQELVGIPCRHVVAALSFRQQNPEEFVDECYYREKYKLCYGFAVSPINGQEMWLEVESEELLPPIYKKGPGRPRKLRIMEAGEEGDRRRLPGVSYRCTKCDKIRHNVKSCKSKKQHPNALKIKKKVRYGDATTNVTEAGTLRTDATTNAANHMDASGVGDATTNAATHIDVDADLFGDVTDEMLSSTPDIIQPVQDEEGQGKGKRRKQTKEKEAK; from the exons ATGatgaatttttttcaaattaaaagtGATGATGATGCTTTTGATTTTTCTGCTTATTCCACTGCTACGCAAACAGATGGGGACATGTATGTTGAACATATTGTAAGTGGTTTAGAATTAAGTGGTAGGACCCCTAGGTGTGTGAATGATTTTGTTGGGTTAGATGCAACTGATGAAGATGCAGTTGAACGCTTGAATAACAGTGAAGATGAAAGGACCACTACTATTGCAGATGGATTTGAAGAAATTGATGTGACTATACCTATTAGGGAGGGTCCAGAAATAGCTGGTTTGTTACCTTATCCAAGTAAGAGGAAATTGGAAGATGAGGATTATGTTAGTGAGGAGTTAGACAGCTCAGACCCAGATAAATATGAAGATGAAAAAGGGCCTAAGTTTGAGAAGTTTAGGAAAGAGCAATTTAATAAGAATTCTAAGTTTAAGTGGGGTATGCAATTCAATTCCCTAGATGACTTTAGGGAGGCAATTCGTGAGTGGATAGTTTTAAATGGAAGGGAGATAacttttgtgaaaaatgaggggTATAGAGTAAGGGTAGAGTGCAAGGCTAAATGTGGGTATTCCATGCTTTGCTCAAGGGTGGACCAGAAAGAAACTTTTGCCATTAAGACTATAAATGACACCCACACATATGCTAGGGTTTTAGAAAATAGATCTACAAATTCTAGATTGGTGGCCAAGTATGTTGTGAAGAAAATGCAAACAACTGACACAGTGAGGATCTCTGATATAATACAAGACATGAGACAAAATTATTCAGCTGGTATAATTGTGGTTTGGGCATGGAAATCCAAATTTATTGCAAATAATATTATTGAGGGAGATGCAGACAATCAATATGCTATCTTGTGGAGATATGCTTCTGAGCTTCAGAGGGTCAATGGTGGGAACACAGTGAAGATCAATGTTGATAGACCAATTCCAACTATCCAGCCAAGGTTTGGATCATTCTATTTATGCTTTGATGGATGTAAAAAGGGGTTTATAAATGGTTGTAGACTATTTGTTGGGGTGGATGGTTGCCATCTAAAGACCAAGTATGGAGGACAACTGTTAATAGATGTTGGTAGGGACCCCATTGACCAATATTTTCCATCGGCCTTTGGGGTAGTGGAAACAGAGACCAAGGAGAGCTGGAGATGGTTCTTACAATTGTTAATGAAATATGTTGGATTAGACAAAAGATTTGTTTTTATTTCAAATCAGCAAAAG GGGTTGGTAGCAGTTTTTGAAGATATGTTTGAAAGAATTGAGCATAAGCTATGCTTGAGACATTTGTATGCCAACTTCAAGAAAAAGTTTGGAGGAGGTGCGTTGATAAGGGACATAATGATAGGAGTTGCCAAATCAACTTACCAACAAGGGTGGCTGCAAAAGATGAATGAACTGAAGGGAGTAGATCCAAAGGCTTGGGCATGGCTATTGGCAGTACCTCCTAAGTgttggtgtaagcatgcttttaGTTTCTATCCTAAGTATGATGTATTAATGAATAACATTGCTGAGTCTTTTAATGCAACCATATTAGTAGCTAGAGACAAACCTATATTAACAATGTATGAATGGATTAGAAAATACCTGATGAATAGGCGTAGCAGCTCTGCCTTGAAACTTGAAAAATGGCCCCATAAGGTCATGCCAATTCCTAGGAAGAGATTGGATACCCAG GAATTAGTAGGCATTCCATGTAGGCATGTTGTTGCTGCACTGAGTTTTAGACAACAAAATCCAGAAGAGTTTGTAGATGAATGTTACTATAGGGAGAAATACAAACTTTGTTATGGGTTTGCTGTGAGCCCTATTAATGGACAGGAAATGTGGCTTGAGGTTGAGAGTGAAGAACTTCTACCTCCAATCTACAAAAAAGGGCCTGGCAGACCAAGAAAGTTGAGGATTATGGAAGCTGGTGAAGAAGGGGATAGAAGGAGGCTGCCTGGTGTATCCTATAGGTGCACTAAGTGTGATAAAATAAGACACAATGTGAAGTCATGCAAGAGCAAAAAACAACATCCTAATGCTTTGAAGATAAAG AAGAAAGTGAGGTATGGTGATGCCACTACAAATGTAACTGAAGCAGGTACATTAAGAACTGATGCCACTACAAATGCTGCAAACCATATGGATGCAAGTGGTGTAGGTGATGCAACTACAAATGCTGCAACTCATATTGATGTTGATGCTGATTTATTTGGAGATGTAACAGATGAAATGCTATCATCAACACCTGATATTATTCAACCTGTGCAAGATGAAGAAGGGCAAGGCAAAGGTAAAAGAAGAAAACAAACCAAAGAGAAAGAGGCAAAGTGA
- the LOC131640562 gene encoding uncharacterized protein LOC131640562, with the protein MKADIFGYEYMEAIGREDMDQVFKHLELCLGVIDTYIRFLYDKVTRPRGLEERFAFLGPNTVNLGLIITKPDEVIDGHWLLVAINPVREIVYYLDSLDNDWTTYPNLKMTIDTVLQAFRLQRDIQVPKNRANNITWIKVQYFDEFKCAHYLKDQLDELMEE; encoded by the exons ATGAAGGCAGACATTTTTGGTTATGAATACATGGAAGCAATTGGTAGAGAGGATATGGATCAAGTTTTTAAACATTTGGAATTATGCCTCGGTGTTATCGATACATACATCAG atttttgtATGACAAAGTGACGCGCCCGCGTGGATTGGAAGAAAGATTCGCTTTCTTAGGTCCCAACACTGTCAACTTAGGGTTAATCATAACAAAACCAGATGAGGTCATAGA TGGACACTGGTTATTGGTTGCGATTAATCCTGTAAGAGAAATTGTATATTATCTGGATTCGTTAGACAATGATTGGACAACATACCCAAATTTGAAGATGAcgattgatac cgTTCTACAAGCTTTTCGATTACAAAGAGATATTCAAGTACCAAAGAATAGAGCCAACAACATTACATGGATCAAAGTACAG tactttgacgaatttaAGTGTGCTCATTACTTAAAAGATCAATTGGATGAACTTATGGAGGAATAG